CTTCTTCACAAAGTAATCATGAAccaaaatttgatatttgcaTTCCTTTTATTGGCTGCACTTACCATGGTCAATGCCGTTCCATATCAACTTCTTAAAAGAGGGAAAGACATATATTTGTCATGTTCACCAAATCCCGACAGATCTTACATCTATGCAAACCTTAAGCCTTTCCCTCCTGTTTCTAATCAATCCGATGATTATACAGTTGAAGGAGCAATGTTGGATTATGAAATCACTCCTAATAAAACCGAAATTATAATTGTGTATACTGATCCGAACCATTATACCATAggtgatatttattttaaggtTTTGGATTTTTATTATGCGAGCGCAGCTCCATTTTCAATTGATGTACCAGATGTTCCGACACCACAACTTCCTAGTGCATACTCGATTTCAGTATTAATTGCAGATAAAACCAATGATCCATATAATCCAGAAATCCATGCCTGTGCATATGCCAATTTTGGTTTCTGATTTTGCTGGTACTACAGAGTAACGCGGTCTAGTTTTTGTGCTgataatatacatttttatttatatgtttttcATAGAGCAGTTAGTTATTTTATACTTTGGATGTATAGTTATGGAATTACGCTGGACGTTATTTCcgtattgaaaatcaaaaacaaCAAGCATTAACAGtcattgaataatatatttttctcaTTGCATTATGTAAGCGatctatatttattgtaatagttcgtatataataataaaatattgatatcatCGTTAAAAGTCACGTGTAATAATGCGCCATTTTCACCCGCATTGTgctacaaaattaaaaaaattaaaattaatgaatcacACAGCAGGCCTGTGAAACGCTCATTTTCTCACATATACCAGGCTTTGGTATTTTTcgcaaataaaattcttttttacactTGTCCTCACATACGCTAGTTTGCACCAATAAAATTTcgcaaaaaatactatataagcCGAAAAACATGTCTATCACTTTATTCTGTTTACTCTGTCTCGTCAAACCGCGAATGCTTTCTCTGTTAAAATTAGTAGGGACGAGACTATTAGTGACCTCAAGGAGATTATAAAGGcgaaaaaacaaaatgacTTTGCTGGTGTAGACGCAGACAAGCGGAAAGTGAAAATCTCTGACGAACGCGACGATCTCTTAGGCAACCTCACACTCCAAGACAAACTCCTAGCAACGAAAAAGATTTCGAAATACTTCTCTGATTCATCAGCCGAAGAATGTATTCATGCCTAGTCGAAGCGCCCGTGTCAACCGCCACTTCGAGCTGTGAACGGGGAATTACTTAACGAACTTACCTCGTTGAAGGCATTACTCAACAAGTCCGTCTATGGTATGTAAAAATTAGTgtgaaaagaataaaagataCTTTGTGAGAATTTTTCTAACCGGCCATTCGGATTGCAGACTTCGATGTCGTCGTTAGCCCGAAACGGACGAAGGTTTTCAAATGGACAGTGAATATCGAGCACGCAACTCTCGAAGGACAAAAAAGTTCAATACGTGCTATGTATCAGACACCGGCACTTGAAAATGATGGGCCGGTCCTCAACATGTTAAACGACAGCGGAAAATACTCCTCGTATTGATCAAGACCTTCGTGAAATGCCCCAGCTGTTTGTGTCAAAAAATAATCTGAAGTTCACCGTGTTCATAGAAATACTCAGTCGTTCCCAAAGGTGTGCCAGCTTTATAGTCTTGGCGAATCAAACGATCCTTCATTATCAGTGTTCCCGCCTTTCACTCGCGAGCATAAAGAACTAAAAGACGATTCTTCCCGGCATTACTTAAACATCTTATAGCCGAACTGGAGGCGCGTCAGGTAAAGGACGAAGATTTTTATAAGGGCATTGCTCAGAATGCTGTACAACCTGAATCTGCTCTATCAAATCGTAAATATAAGGCAAACGAGATGGAGGAAGAAGATTTGTTTACGGGTAAGACTTATGGAATTGTTACAAATACGGAAAAATGGTATTTTATGGAATATTCGCTCGATGACCAGAACAGGCTAAGATTCAAACTATCAAAGCTGGTAACCGTTGTATATGATAGTAAGATAACGTTGATAGAGTCCTCGGGCATATTACATGGTTATTAGAGGAGGCACAAAAGGCGGACTCAGCTGTTAACTTAGGCGGTGAGCAGGAAATCAAAAAGGTAAGGTCAACAGGCAATCTCGCGGAAAAAGGTACCTCTAGTACCAAGGATTTAGAGTAGCTTTAGCAAACAGGCATAGGTAGCTTTATTAAGCATAGAACAACCATGTATCACGGGCTATGTCCCGAtcctttgtatttatttttgcatgtattaataaaaacttttcttGGCAAAAGCTGCAGACCATTGGTCAGGATGTCGCgtgaatttttcaattttgaaTATCAACATACAGagcataaataatattatattagcaGGTATGCAATCCGAAATAGATTTATTGAGGCAACATTTCACCGAGCTTGAGGCTAAGTACATTGGGATTAGGGCAGAGAAAGCTGAGCTCGAGGCCAGGAATGCTATTCCTGAACTTGGAAGGTTGCTGAGATCGAGGTTGAGAATTTGAAGTTGAGCAGGCCATGGAAGAGAATTCCGAGCTTAAGGCCAGAATCGAGGAACTAGAAAATATAAAGCAGATTCTTATACTGAGAATGATTACGGGCGGATGCAAAGGACAGTTGATATACCCGACTCTGCAGTAGTCAAGTTAGAGCAATGTAAGCCTGATCACGAAGTCAATGAAGTGGTACCAGAAGTGCGTTATCCATAGATAACCCGATACCTGCTAGCTCCAACTTCCAAGTCATCAGAGGATAGAAAGGCAGATTCTTTCTTAGATGAGGTGAACAAGAAAAGTGTTAGTGATAATATAAGGCGGAGGAATAGGGAGAAGAAACTTCAGAGTGAGTCAGCTAAAAATCAACCTCAAGACT
This region of Rhizophagus irregularis chromosome 20, complete sequence genomic DNA includes:
- a CDS encoding uncharacterized protein (SECRETED:cutsite_VNA-VP; SECRETED:prob_0.9791); SECRETED:SignalP(1-20), yielding MNQNLIFAFLLLAALTMVNAVPYQLLKRGKDIYLSCSPNPDRSYIYANLKPFPPVSNQSDDYTVEGAMLDYEITPNKTEIIIVYTDPNHYTIGDIYFKVLDFYYASAAPFSIDVPDVPTPQLPSAYSISVLIADKTNDPYNPEIHACAYANFGF